From the Malus domestica chromosome 17, GDT2T_hap1 genome, one window contains:
- the LOC139193898 gene encoding uncharacterized protein yields the protein MTRSSQPVRAHISEFDDNFERTLRRKRKVPEPNPPSSSSESEFEEKEEAEKDMEVDNRTIKELSASGLDNAAPLCIQYPAAARGKTEEFELNSSLLHHIPKYHGLSMEDPNKHLKEFEVVCSSMTPVNVDGSILKMKAFPFSLLEKAKDWLYELAPGTVTSWESMKRAFLEKFFPTSRVILLRKRISGIQQEEGESFPTYYERFKSLVASCPQHQMKEELLLQYFYEGLLPIERQMLDASAGGALVDKTPTAAKTLISNRALNAQQYEGVGQRSNPRPHQVNEVSAITELQNQMANLTTLLSQVVEGPKVQNVAACGVCSMQGHLTDKCPQLIENGGWETLNAVGFGNQYQPRNDPFSNTYNPGWRDHPNFKWREPQQGQQQSGLRQQPPGFYQKPFAPTQPQAQPAQKSGSSIDNDQIFNLLTSMAQGMQNRDKKVDELEKQVGQIAEFMGQFREQGKLPSSTIANPKGGFETVNAIMLRSGTHVGAKPKSSKSSHDEDEKLLQEEAQGPKLTAKDEQSLPPPSSPPKPSQTTKVSPNSTFSSSIPLNVPFPGRFRQSKKEEAEKDILETFRRVQVNIPLLDAIKQVPRF from the exons atgactcgtagttctcaaccagttcgtgcacatatatcggagtttgacgacaattttgaacgaactttgagaaggaaaaggaaagtaccagaacctaatccacctagttctagttctgaatccgaatttgaagaaaaggaggaggcagaaaaagacatggaggtggacaatcgaacaatcaaagaactttcagcttcgggattggacaatgccgcacctctatgcatccaataccccgcagcagcccgaggaaagacagaagaatttgaattgaactcaagcttgttacaccacattccgaagtaccatgggttgtccatggaagatcctaacaaacacttgaaagaattcgaggtggtgtgttcaagcatgacccctgtcaatgtcgatgggagtattttgaagatgaaagccttccctttctctctcttggaaaaggcgaaggattggttgtacgaattggcgcccggaaccgtcacatcatgggaaagcatgaaacgggccttcttggagaagtttttcccaacttctcgagtcatcctcctacggaaaaggataagtggaattcaacaagaggaaggtgaatcttttcctacttattatgaacgttttaaatctcttgttgcttcttgtccacagcatcagatgaaggaggaacttcttttgcaatacttctacgaggggctactacctatcgaacgtcaaatgctagatgcctcagcgggaggagccttggtggacaagacccccacggcagcaaagactttaatttccaaccgtgcgttgaatgctcaacaatacgaaggcgttggacaaaggagtaacccacgaccacatcaagtcaatgaggtaagtgccataaccgaacttcaaaatcaaatggctaaccttactactttgctttctcaggtagtggaaggtccaaaagtgcaaaacgtggcagcttgtggcgtgtgttccatgcaaggccaccttacggacaagtgcccacagttgatagaaaatggagggtgggagaccctcaatgccgtgggatttggcaaccaataccaaccaaggaatgaccccttttccaatacttacaatcccggttggcgtgatcatccaaatttcaaatggcgagaaccccaacaaggccaacaacaaagcggattgaggcaacaacccccgggtttctatcaaaagccgtttgcaccaactcaaccccaagcacaacctgcccaaaaatcaggttcgtctattgataatgatcaaatttttaatttactaacttctatggcgcagggaatgcaaaatagggacaaaaaggtggacgagttggagaaacaagtagggcaaattgccgagttcatggggcagtttcgagagcaaggcaagttgcctagctcaaccattgcaaatccaaaaggaggctttgaaaccgtcaatgcaatcatgttgagaagtggtaCACATGTTGGAGCCAaaccaaaatcatccaaatcaagtcacgatgaggatgaaaagttgctaCAAGAGGAAGCACAGGGACCAAAACTCACGGCCAAGGATGAACAATCCTTGCCACCACCATCTAGCCCTCCTAAGCCGTCccaaaccaccaaggtaagtccaaattcgactttttctagttccattccactaaatgtgccctttcctggcaggtttaggcaatcaaagaaggaagaagccgagaaggacattctagagacctttcggagagttcaagtcaatattccgctccttgatgcaattaagcaagtcccgag gttttaa